Genomic DNA from Setaria italica strain Yugu1 chromosome V, Setaria_italica_v2.0, whole genome shotgun sequence:
TGGTTAATTCCAAATAGGTAGTTAAGAGTATCTTAACCAACTTAAATAGGTGGACTATCTGTGCACTAATTGAGAActtgaggaagagagaaagggtgccACATGCGCTCGCTCGCCGAGCCGAGGTGTGGCACGACGCGGCGACGTGATGTGTGACTAGTAACTGACGTTGTGTTTAGTGACTAGTAACTAACGTGGATTAAAAGGCTGATAATAATGACTAGTGTCCAAGTTTGTTGAACCTCCTTTCCCTTGCGTCTATAAAAAGGGGCTCGTATTCTGGTATATTCTGGTTAACGCGCGCTGAAAACCACTCTCTCTCCCTTTCTGCTGCTGCCCGTTGCTACTTTTGCATCTCCATCGCGAGCCTCTGCACGCACAGAGCTTGTGAGAGCAGGTCTTCGAAACTTTGTCTTGCTACGACACTTGCACGAGTAGGCAGGCGATCAAATTTTTGGGGAGCGCATCTTCTGCCCGACTGCTCGCTGCGAACGACTACGTCCTACTACTTCCTGGAGGCTGTTCGAAGGACTGCGCTGTACCAAATTGTCACTGCACCAACTCTGATCGACTACATCGAACAGCCCTAGAGGACccaaaaaaacaaaggaaataaaatatatTAGAAGAACCATTATAAAATACGAAGCCCTAGAggaccaaaaaagaaaagaatagatGAAATGTAAGTAGTAATAATAGGATAACAATATATTCAAAACAATCTAAGGTAAAAGGAAACTTAGAAATATCCAACTATAAGGAAATCCTGGATAAGTACCCTTTAAAAAAATGGATATACAATAGAGAACCTAAATAGAACTGAAATGGATAAAATATACAACCAcaataataataaaaacaatAGAAAATAACCCATCTAGGATAAAAGGGGAAgttaaaaaaacagagaagaaaACTCAAGGAACTTAAGGATAAAAATAACCCTTAGAAGTAAAGAGTATAAGAATGCAAGCGGTAGTTAAGATAATAATAGACCAATAAAAAAATTAGCAACCCAACATATAGAACTCATAAGCCAATAACACCCGGAGGTCGATCGAAGAAGAAATCCAAGCTAAGGACTAAAAACCAACACTAGATAAAAAGTGACCAAGCCAAAGCTAAGTCAGACATCAAGATTTGCAAGATTCTTGATGAGAACTAGACCCCCAACCATACCCCCAACCCTCGAGGAATGGCAACTCAAGTTCACGTGAACACTCTGGTAGAAGGACAAGATAAAGAAAGTAGAAGTCTGGAAAAAGGATTATGACCACATGTACCATTTGGAAAGGGCATTGGATGACCAATTGCTCAGAAAAATCATCGTACCAAGTCTATGATGAGAAGTGGTCACCCAAGTTCATGATCTTAGATAACTTACCCTTAACCCAGTAACCGAGGAGACACATCAGATCATAGGAACCCAAAGATAAAAGAAGTTCCATTAGGAATATGTTAAGAACCCTAACCTGTAAACACTAGAAATCTTAAAAATCACTAGCTTAGTAAACCTTGAAGGCcgctagaagaagaaaaacttaAGGTAGATAACCCAAGGTGATGTAAGAAGTGGCAATGACCAAGGAAAGGTCATCCCACCAAACTAGATAGAAGAGCCACCACCCAAGGTTTGCAAAATAGAATAGAATACCTGGAAGTTGGAAGTTACTTAGCAGTAAATCCGCTCTAAGGTGAGAAAGAGTTACCGATGGAAAAGGTAACATAGGGATGGTACACGCCATTAGGAGTCCACATCGAAATAGAAATATCATAGGACTGGCACTTACCCCGTGAAAATATGGTAATATCCAAGCGAAAAccttggataaatttaagaaatTTTGGACAAAAGAAATCTTGGATAGCCAAATCTATGTCTGGAATAATCTAAGAGAAAGGAAATCTTAGATTAAATAGAAATCTGAGAAAAATCCCAAGTTGAGTCTCCTTAAGTGGGGTAGTAACCCATATGAAAAAGGAACGCCGAGACTCAAGAACTAGGATTAAAAGAAACTAAAAGAAAAGGATGAATAAattaaaagaaagaagaaatttcTTTTAACAAATGCCTGAAGATGTTGCCGGCAACGGGCCCGACAACCACGAAGAAATCAAGACAACCTAACCTCTCTTTCTAGCCCTTAAATCTCGAGAATGAGATTCTCTTAAGTGGGGTAGATCTGTAACATCCCGCCTTTCAGAGCATTTAAAATATggactttttaaaaaaatttctttaATTACAACATAATCCCCTCTTCTTGAATATTTAAAATCTTTTTTCAAATAAATTATGCATTAAACCCACATGAGTGATGCATTTGTTTGTTCTAGGAAACTATTCTAAATCCAAGCCCCAAGACTCCAAGAATAAAATTCCCAtaattcatttctttttttagaacCCTAGAGTTAATATTCAATTTAAATATTAACGCTCAAACTAAGCCTATTTAAAGTTCCTATCTAAATTTGGCCCTACTTAAACCATCCTCGAGCCTCAAGTCTCATCAAAAGCCCCATTTTTATACCCTATCCTGGCCCACATCTCAAAATTCTAGTCAAATTTGGAAACCATTTCAAATGTGACTTACAAACCCCTATCAAATAAAGAACCCCTTTAATCCCTCACGGGCCGCCAACTTCCCAAGCGGCCCACTTCCACTTTCAGCCCAACCCAGTTTTCCTTCTCCCGCCTCCGCGTCCGCCTATTGCAAAGGTATGAGCTGGTCAGATGTACGGGGAAAGTGTACACCTATGCGCAGAGTATGATCTATCTGGATAGCCGAGGCTCTCGGTCACAAGCCCACTAAGTTAAAACCCCCATGATTACTTTTGAAACTCTTTGGGGAAGAGGATTAGTGTGTTGAAAATGCTGGAGGAAGGTCGATGGACTGGAATCCAGAATAAAACATGAGGACTGGTAGGAGAGGTAGTTTTCCCCCTCCAGAACCACAACTTCTAAACTATGGAATAATGTACTTTTACAAGAGTTCTTTCCAAAATTCTTACCTGTTTAATTCACATTGCATGTGAGGGATGCTTTAGGCTTAGGGTTATACCCATAAACCTCCTTCCTTATCCACATCCTGAAATGCATATAATTACTTAGTAAATGTTGGGACTTGCTGAGTATCAACTATAAGTGTACTCAGTCGTGCTTTCATCATGCAGGTTTAGACCTCCGGGTGTTTCTAACCATCTTGCTAGTGGATGGGCACCTGCACTTCTCATCGCTACGTTAAAGTAAAATCTTATTAAATTATACGTCTTTTATTACTTAAAATACTGAATTGTAATAATAACCATATTAGactactgatccagggactaaTACATACGGGTAATTAGTGGGATTTATAAAAGGAGGTCTCTACAACTCCTATATAGCACACAACTCCTATATAGCACACGGAAGCTAGATAAGCAACATGGCTTTAAAGCCCATTAAGTCCAATTAGAGATCTGGATTCAACCTTTCGAAAGATAAGATTTCAACATTTTCCCGATAATAGATCAACATAATGAAATTGCTTATTCAacaattttgaaaagctagaTCAACATTTAAAAACGATTACCTTCAACATTTTTCTAagactatttcaacatttttagcGGATTGATTCAACATTTGTGAAATACTAGTACaacattttggaaaaaaaaaacagcatcaGCATCCAGCTCCGCGGCCACGCACGACGGTCGGCCCGGCAGGGTGCCGGCGGCCACAGACGGCTCCTACAGCCCGCGCGGGGCTGCCGGCGGCCTCAGACGGCGGCGAGACGCGCGAGGTAGACGGCGGTGGGGCTCGCGGGGCAGCCGGCAACCGCGACGGATGGCGGCGGGGCGCCGGCGGCTgcaggacggcggcgaagggtgagtgagagagagaggggtagGGTGGAGGAGACAATCATATCATACGGCTAAAATACGCTCCCATGAATCTCAAACACCGGAAACCGCGTAAATATGGGCTTCCGGAAGCCCGTGTGGTCGAGAGCTTTGACGTTATTATAGCCCATAGAATCCTCAGCCCAGCAAATTATTGCACATACATGTCATGTGCTCGAGAGCTTTGACATTATTATAGCCTGGCCCGAGGGCCCGCTTAACCCAAGAAGTAGACATTTGGGCCAAATTAAAACCGCAGGCCTCTGGCAGCATCGATCGATAGATAGAATAAGGCCCAATGCATCTCCTAACAGTTGCAAATACAGCCCGCTCACTCCTTGAGAATGTTGCATATTGTCAGTGACGGAAACGTGTAGACCGTGGTGAATACGAGACAGCGATGTaagttttgctttttttttcagtgGGTCAAACAAAGCTGATGAAAATGGACTAGTCTGCGTTTCAAAGAAAAGCATATAATTTatgtttttttctaaataaaattctTCTATATTCGAATGAATTCAATCCAGAGAAATTCGAAGGACCGACATTGTTGCTCCGCCACCGTTGGATTTCCCCAAAGGGACAACATGTCAGCATCCCTTGTGATGAGCAGAAACAGGAGGGATCAAATTCAAAGGTAGGGGGGGCATGGGAGTGTGCCAGGCCAACCAATCGAGTCAACCTGCACTTTCCAAACATTTCTTCCTCCCCTCGCCATGCATATTTACTTGCCACCAATTTGTCGGTCTTCAGGCCCATCCCCCTCATTAATGCCTTGCCTTTTAAGCACTCTTTCCTTCCAAACTTTACACATCTATACACCTCATCTCCCTGTCCGTCGTCGTCTACCGATCCCCCTTCCCTGtcatctccctctccctctcccgagCACAGGAGAGGAGAGCATGCCTGGATGTCCACGGAGAGGTAAGAGACCCACCATAGATAGCTTTGTCGAGttccttttcctccttttttgTTCTTGTGTGTGTCTCCCTTTGATTCTCTGACACTTCTCCAATAAAAACTTTCTTCAAAGGAATCTAATTACTGTTCTTTGTTCTGTTCCTCTCTTGCTTGAAATTAAGGTTCGTTAATCAGGAGATAGAACATGCTGTGGCACCTTTTCTTGTTTCTAGCGTTTTAACTTCTACCATTGTGCTTTGACACCAAAAGTCTCGAGATTGTTTGTCCCCCTTTAATCCCATGCACCAAACCCTAGGTGACAACTCTGCCTCTTGGACTTCCGCCTGCAGGGAGAGACTCGATGAGATCGGCAAGAAGATCAAGCGAGAGCCGGACACAGCcaccctcgccctcgccgccgcctccgcctccaccgcacCGGCCGACAGCCGCGTCCCCCGCCGCGTCGgtctcggcctcggcggcgccctCAACACCGTGACCCCCTGCGCCGCGTGcaagctcctccgccgccgctgcgcgcaGGAGTGCCCCTTCGCCCCCTACTTCTCGCCGCACGAGCCCCACAAGTTCGCCGCCGTCCACAAGGTCTTCGGCGCCAGCAACGTCTCCAAGATGCTCTTGGTAAGCCTAAACACAAGACGAAAAATTCTCCCTTTTATAACTAAAAACTAAAAAATTGCATCGTAACATGCGTGGATGGATTCCGCGTGCGTGCCAACGCGTTGAATCGCACAGGAGGTGGCGGAGGGGGAGAGGGCAGACGCGGCGAGCAGCCTGGTGTACGAGGCGAACCTCCGGCTGCGGGACCCGGTGTACGGCTGCATGGGCGCCATCTCCGTGCTGCAGCAGCAGGTGAACGCGCTGGAGGCCGAGCTGGAGGCGGTCAGGGCCGAGATCCTCAAGCACAGGTACCAGCAGGCCGGCGCCGCTGGGGCCAGCCTCGTTGACGACGACACGCACGCTACGGGCAGCTTCGTggctcctgcgccggctccgGTGCACGCGAGGGACGTGGTGTCGGTGGTGGAGACTGCTGGCCAAGGGGTCGCAGCCACCGCGCCGGGGATGTCGGCAGTGTACGTTGCCGAAGCCGAGCAGCGGCCCTCAAGTAATCACTATGGCGCTCTTAATAACCCAAGTGAGCATGCTGCATACTTTGGTTGACACATGCATGGATTTATTTAACATTCTGGTGAGATCACAACTAAACCGCTGGGAGAATAAGCTGTGTGCGAATTCAATTTTAATTTTATATATACGGGTGTTCTAGAAGTAGATCTTATAGATGTGGTTACATTGGGTGACGAAAAAGTTCGTCCAGTGGATTGtatgtaccattattttcttgtAAGTGCCCATAGGGATTGTTGGTTGATTATTAGTTCAATTAAATAATGCATCTTGAACCTATCTGGAGTAGTATGTTGGGGTTTGGCGCTAAAAAATTGAAGCGAATTCCATAGCAGCTAACACTAAACGTGTTTTGCGCAAACACGTTGTTTCATTGGATTAGTTCAAGCGTAGGCACTGATAATCTTAATTTGCTTGCATTGAACCATCATTGTTTTCCCTTCCACTTGGATTTTATGAATTTATCGATATTGGTTGATAATTGGACTCTTTCCAAACTTAGTTTCTGGGTACTTCTTTATAAAGACTTTGTGAAGAGACATTATTTTTCCATGGACCCTttatttcagtttttttttgcttttttttttacaactgATGCATACATATGTGATGGATGATTAATCATGTCATCCAAATTTCTGTTTTCTGGAATTTAAGTCAGTTTTTCAATTTCGCTCATAACTTGAACTGTATGTGGATAGGAGAAATCAAAGTGTACAGAACTTATGAATGAAGCAACACAACGAAGCTACTATACATCACAGTATTTGTTTGCACACTTCGCATTCCACATACTATACATAATATGATGGATGTCATCTAATTTTATTTCTGGATGAGAGTATTAACCATGAAAAGTTGTTATCCTTTATAGATATAAATTGATCAACCAGCTTCATTTTTGCTTGTATGCTATGC
This window encodes:
- the LOC101778025 gene encoding LOB domain-containing protein 15; this encodes MSTERERLDEIGKKIKREPDTATLALAAASASTAPADSRVPRRVGLGLGGALNTVTPCAACKLLRRRCAQECPFAPYFSPHEPHKFAAVHKVFGASNVSKMLLEVAEGERADAASSLVYEANLRLRDPVYGCMGAISVLQQQVNALEAELEAVRAEILKHRYQQAGAAGASLVDDDTHATGSFVAPAPAPVHARDVVSVVETAGQGVAATAPGMSAVYVAEAEQRPSSNHYGALNNPSEHAAYFG